One Dioscorea cayenensis subsp. rotundata cultivar TDr96_F1 chromosome 17, TDr96_F1_v2_PseudoChromosome.rev07_lg8_w22 25.fasta, whole genome shotgun sequence DNA window includes the following coding sequences:
- the LOC120280982 gene encoding uncharacterized protein LOC120280982 isoform X2 encodes MTWHCGLGNHYSINMGRLLGEALDFLVSIQTRLGKDDGDMLRKLKRVLSIQEKVLGFQSEETMTTLKKVVFYLNKMGKKDELFPLQRRLRLLKTKIMKKASV; translated from the exons ATGACATGGCATTGTGGACTTGGAAACCATTATTCTATCAACATGGGAAGACTGCTTG GTGAAGCCCTTGATTTCCTTGTTTCAATTCAGACAAGGTTGGGGAAGGATGATGGCGACATGCTGAGAAAGTTGAAAAGGGTTCTTAGCATTCAAGAGAAAGTGTTGGGTTTTCAAAGTGAAGAAACTATGACAACCTTGAAGAAAgttgttttctatttaaataagATGGGGAAAAAGGATGAGTTATTTCCTCTCCAAAGGAGATTGAGGCTGctcaaaactaaaataatgaagaaagCCTCTGTTTAA
- the LOC120280982 gene encoding uncharacterized protein LOC120280982 isoform X1, which translates to MLHLAVVLYHLKQDEEAETLALEAVRIRETIFGKQSLPVGEALDFLVSIQTRLGKDDGDMLRKLKRVLSIQEKVLGFQSEETMTTLKKVVFYLNKMGKKDELFPLQRRLRLLKTKIMKKASV; encoded by the exons ATGTTGCATCTTGCAGTTGTATTATACCATTtaaaacaagatgaagaagctGAGACACTTGCTTTGGAAGCAGTACGCATTCGTGAAACTATATTTGGAAAGCAATCTCTTCCTGTGG GTGAAGCCCTTGATTTCCTTGTTTCAATTCAGACAAGGTTGGGGAAGGATGATGGCGACATGCTGAGAAAGTTGAAAAGGGTTCTTAGCATTCAAGAGAAAGTGTTGGGTTTTCAAAGTGAAGAAACTATGACAACCTTGAAGAAAgttgttttctatttaaataagATGGGGAAAAAGGATGAGTTATTTCCTCTCCAAAGGAGATTGAGGCTGctcaaaactaaaataatgaagaaagCCTCTGTTTAA